One genomic window of Halobellus limi includes the following:
- a CDS encoding sulfite exporter TauE/SafE family protein gives MKSTSYSRVQRSFLRYQHVFVFLAPIVFIVGVFFGAPTPSEAGASYWLEYWWLFPAFLLGATIVNTVGISGSAIFVPFLIFVYPLFASPLDPPTIVKVGLISEAFGLSSSSIAFIQYGLVDRRLALALVGGAVPFVVAGALLSFVIPEPLFHGLLGVALLSASYLLFKADLDHESDATDDTDDAEDDASPSADGDVETAIDGGHAEMPNDPGKLGPAGVRTDEDGNVTRIDREGDDYRYTREGYLRRFANYSIGGTFQGLAGFGVGELGIISMLGTKVPVRVAIGTNHIVVALTAILASLVHVFGGGLVGGHSLSLASTPWNMVVFTVPATVTGGQVAPYVSNALSTSTIKAFVGGLFAVISIALFLMALGGV, from the coding sequence ATGAAATCAACCTCCTACAGCCGTGTCCAGCGGTCGTTCCTCCGGTATCAACACGTGTTCGTCTTTCTCGCACCGATCGTCTTCATCGTCGGCGTGTTCTTCGGCGCGCCCACGCCGTCGGAGGCGGGGGCGAGCTACTGGCTGGAGTACTGGTGGCTGTTCCCGGCGTTCCTGCTCGGAGCCACGATCGTCAACACCGTCGGGATCAGCGGGTCGGCGATCTTCGTGCCGTTCCTCATCTTCGTGTACCCCCTGTTCGCGAGCCCGCTGGACCCGCCGACGATCGTGAAGGTCGGGCTCATAAGCGAGGCGTTCGGCCTGTCGAGTTCGTCGATCGCGTTCATCCAGTACGGGCTCGTCGACCGCCGCCTGGCGCTCGCGCTCGTCGGCGGGGCGGTCCCGTTCGTCGTCGCCGGCGCGCTCCTGTCGTTCGTCATCCCCGAGCCGCTCTTCCACGGACTGCTCGGGGTCGCGTTGCTTTCGGCGTCGTACCTCCTGTTCAAGGCCGATCTCGATCACGAGAGCGACGCCACCGACGACACCGACGACGCCGAGGACGACGCGAGTCCGTCGGCCGACGGCGACGTCGAGACCGCGATCGACGGCGGTCACGCGGAGATGCCGAACGATCCCGGGAAGCTCGGTCCCGCCGGCGTCCGAACCGACGAGGACGGCAACGTGACGCGGATCGACCGCGAGGGCGACGACTACCGGTACACCCGCGAGGGGTACCTGCGCCGCTTCGCAAACTACAGCATCGGCGGGACGTTCCAGGGACTTGCCGGCTTCGGCGTCGGCGAACTCGGGATCATCTCGATGCTCGGCACGAAGGTCCCCGTCCGGGTCGCTATCGGGACGAACCACATCGTCGTCGCGCTCACGGCCATCCTGGCCTCGCTGGTCCACGTGTTCGGCGGCGGCCTCGTCGGCGGCCACAGCCTCAGTCTCGCCTCGACGCCGTGGAACATGGTCGTCTTCACCGTGCCGGCGACGGTGACGGGCGGACAGGTCGCCCCGTACGTCTCGAACGCGCTCAGCACGTCGACGATCAAGGCGTTCGTGGGCGGGCTGTTCGCGGTCATTTCGATCGCGCTGTTCCTGATGGCGCTCGGGGGGGTCTGA
- the uvrB gene encoding excinuclease ABC subunit UvrB, translating into MSDTSGSSPLSPDEPAAERAFRVDAPFEPAGDQPDAIEQLAEGFESGMEKQTLLGVTGSGKTNTVSWTIEALQQPTLVIAHNKTLAAQLYEEFKNLFPDNAVEYFVSYYDYYQPEAYVEQTDTYIDKDMSINEEIDRLRHSATRSLLTREDVIVVASVSAIYGLGDPKNYTDMALRVERNERLDRDELLAKLVDLNYERNDVDFQQGTFRVRGDTVEVYPMYGRYAVRIEFWGDEVDRLTKLDPLNGEVVSEEPATLIHPAEHYSIPEEQLEEAISEIEQLMEERVKYFERQGDLVAAQRIEERTTFDIEMLRETGYCSGIENYSVHMSDRDTGEAPYTLLDYFPEDFLTVVDESHQTLPQIRGQYAGDKSRKDSLVENGFRLPTAYDNRPLTFEEFEEKTDRTLYVSATPGDYEREQSEQIVEQIVRPTHLVDPAIEVEDATGQVDDLLDRIDERIEREERVLVTTLTKRMAEDLTEFLEESGVDVAYMHDETDTLERHELIRDLRLGNIDVLVGINLLREGLDIPEVSLVAILDADQEGFLRSETTLVQTMGRAARNVEGEVVLYADETTDSMAAAIEETQRRRRIQREYNEEHGFEPKTIEKAVGETNLPGSGDRSERSPTDEPSDGDEAREQIAYLEERMSEAADNLEFELAADIRDRIRELRQEFGIREDDEESRGDDGVDPGVDPLDETDRSVDDGIPPEDG; encoded by the coding sequence ATGAGCGACACCTCCGGGTCGAGTCCGCTCTCGCCCGACGAGCCGGCCGCAGAGCGGGCGTTCCGCGTCGACGCCCCGTTCGAGCCGGCGGGCGACCAGCCCGACGCCATCGAGCAACTGGCCGAGGGCTTCGAGTCGGGAATGGAGAAACAGACCCTCCTGGGCGTCACGGGATCGGGCAAGACCAACACCGTCTCGTGGACGATAGAGGCGCTCCAGCAGCCCACGCTGGTCATCGCACACAACAAGACGCTCGCCGCGCAGCTTTATGAGGAGTTCAAGAACCTCTTTCCGGACAACGCCGTCGAGTACTTCGTCTCCTACTACGACTACTACCAGCCGGAGGCCTACGTCGAACAGACCGACACCTACATCGACAAGGACATGTCGATCAACGAGGAGATCGACCGGCTGCGACACTCCGCGACGCGGTCGCTTCTGACTCGCGAGGACGTCATCGTCGTCGCCTCGGTCTCGGCGATCTACGGGCTGGGCGACCCGAAGAACTACACCGATATGGCGCTGCGGGTCGAGCGGAACGAGCGGCTCGACCGCGACGAACTGCTGGCGAAACTGGTCGACCTGAACTACGAGCGCAACGACGTCGACTTCCAACAGGGGACGTTCCGCGTCCGCGGCGACACCGTCGAGGTGTACCCGATGTACGGCCGCTACGCCGTCCGCATCGAGTTCTGGGGCGACGAGGTCGACCGGCTGACGAAGCTCGATCCCCTGAATGGAGAAGTCGTCTCCGAGGAGCCCGCCACCCTGATCCACCCCGCCGAGCACTACTCGATACCCGAGGAGCAGTTAGAGGAGGCGATCTCGGAGATCGAGCAGTTGATGGAAGAGCGCGTGAAGTACTTCGAGCGGCAGGGCGACCTCGTCGCCGCCCAGCGGATCGAAGAGCGCACGACGTTCGACATCGAGATGCTCCGGGAGACGGGCTACTGCTCGGGCATCGAGAACTATTCAGTGCATATGTCCGACCGCGACACCGGCGAGGCGCCCTACACGCTCTTGGATTACTTCCCCGAGGACTTCCTCACCGTCGTCGACGAGTCCCACCAGACCCTACCGCAGATCCGCGGACAGTACGCCGGGGACAAATCGCGAAAGGACTCGCTGGTCGAGAACGGCTTTCGACTCCCGACGGCGTACGACAACCGCCCGCTGACCTTCGAGGAGTTCGAGGAGAAGACCGACCGGACGCTCTACGTGTCGGCGACGCCCGGCGACTACGAGCGCGAGCAGAGCGAACAGATCGTCGAGCAGATCGTTCGCCCGACCCACCTCGTCGACCCCGCGATCGAAGTCGAAGACGCCACGGGCCAGGTCGACGACCTGCTGGACCGGATCGACGAGCGGATCGAGCGCGAGGAGCGCGTGCTGGTCACGACGCTCACCAAGCGGATGGCCGAGGACCTCACGGAGTTCTTAGAGGAGTCCGGCGTCGACGTGGCGTACATGCACGACGAGACCGACACCCTAGAGCGCCACGAGTTGATCCGCGACCTCAGGTTGGGGAACATCGACGTGCTCGTCGGCATCAACCTCCTCAGGGAGGGCCTCGACATCCCCGAGGTGTCGCTCGTGGCCATCCTCGACGCCGATCAGGAGGGCTTCCTCCGCTCGGAGACGACGCTCGTCCAGACGATGGGGCGGGCCGCGCGGAACGTCGAGGGCGAGGTCGTCCTCTACGCCGACGAGACGACCGACTCGATGGCCGCCGCGATCGAGGAGACGCAGCGCCGCCGGCGGATCCAGCGGGAGTACAACGAGGAGCACGGCTTCGAGCCGAAGACGATCGAGAAGGCGGTCGGCGAGACGAACCTCCCGGGGAGCGGCGACCGGAGCGAGCGCTCTCCGACCGACGAGCCGAGCGACGGAGACGAGGCGCGCGAGCAGATCGCGTACCTGGAAGAGCGGATGTCGGAAGCCGCCGACAACCTCGAATTCGAACTCGCGGCCGACATCCGCGATCGGATCCGAGAGCTCCGACAGGAGTTCGGGATCCGGGAGGACGACGAGGAGTCCCGCGGCGACGACGGCGTCGATCCCGGCGTCGATCCGCTGGATGAGACCGACCGCTCGGTCGACGACGGGATCCCACCGGAAGACGGCTGA
- a CDS encoding urease accessory protein UreF, protein MSDGETASLAAFRLADSALPVGTDSVSYAVEQFAAEDRVTDADDLRDLVETYLRRQFGPGDLVALRHAHEAAAGPDPDLSGVVAADRRLTAATTSAEFRESSERTGERLLALQSDLRDDDLLDAYADRLGSDAPGNYAAVLGVVAAREDVPVREACLVACHEFATALSQAAQRLFGISHTDLQRTVDDLRPAMVDAVDDSAGRSLAEMEPFAPLVDVLSARHERADRRLFLS, encoded by the coding sequence ATGAGTGACGGCGAGACCGCCTCGCTCGCGGCGTTCAGACTCGCCGACTCGGCGCTCCCCGTCGGGACCGACAGCGTGTCCTACGCCGTAGAGCAGTTCGCCGCCGAGGACCGCGTGACCGACGCCGACGACCTGCGGGACCTCGTCGAGACGTACCTCCGGCGGCAGTTCGGCCCGGGAGACCTCGTCGCGCTCCGCCACGCCCACGAGGCGGCCGCCGGTCCCGACCCGGACCTCTCGGGCGTCGTCGCGGCCGACCGGCGGCTGACGGCGGCGACGACGAGCGCGGAGTTCCGCGAGTCGAGCGAGCGGACCGGCGAGCGCCTGCTCGCGCTCCAGTCCGACCTCCGAGACGACGACCTCCTCGACGCCTACGCCGACCGTCTCGGAAGCGACGCGCCGGGGAACTACGCCGCGGTCCTGGGGGTCGTCGCGGCGCGCGAGGACGTGCCGGTCCGAGAGGCCTGTCTCGTCGCCTGCCACGAGTTCGCGACCGCGCTGTCGCAGGCCGCCCAGCGGCTCTTCGGCATCAGCCACACCGACCTCCAGCGGACCGTCGACGACCTCCGCCCGGCGATGGTCGACGCCGTCGACGACAGCGCCGGCCGCTCCCTCGCGGAGATGGAGCCGTTCGCCCCGCTCGTCGACGTGCTCTCGGCCCGGCACGAGCGCGCCGACCGTCGGCTGTTCCTCAGTTGA
- a CDS encoding urease accessory protein UreE, which produces MLLADTYLGHRDEVDIDPADARSVTLTDEERRRSRVRTTTDDGTDLGIVVGEILGDGDVLATGDGSPVLVSLASATALVVDLGDAADAELTAAVALGHAAGNRHWDLAIDGDCAYFPVTEDRERMESEVGPHLPAGATIRYDTVSPALFDDGSAGAQPAVTDHTHSGAGGGHSHDHDDGHGHSHGHSHSHDEAEHGHDHSHEHSHDHDGDEHGHDQTHNHDHGHGHSHGHDEEERSGDDDHGHRYVLEHGHGRGQDGGGGTVPEDATDE; this is translated from the coding sequence ATGCTGCTCGCGGACACCTACCTGGGCCACCGCGACGAGGTCGACATAGACCCCGCCGACGCTCGCTCGGTGACGCTGACCGACGAGGAGCGCCGGCGCTCGCGCGTGCGGACGACCACCGACGACGGGACCGACCTCGGGATCGTCGTCGGCGAAATCCTCGGCGACGGCGACGTGCTCGCCACCGGGGACGGATCGCCAGTGCTCGTCTCGCTCGCGTCCGCGACCGCCCTCGTCGTCGACCTCGGCGACGCCGCCGACGCGGAGCTCACGGCCGCGGTGGCGCTCGGTCACGCGGCCGGGAACCGCCACTGGGACCTCGCGATCGACGGCGACTGCGCGTACTTCCCGGTGACCGAGGACCGAGAGCGGATGGAATCCGAGGTCGGACCGCACCTCCCGGCCGGCGCGACGATCCGGTACGACACCGTCTCGCCGGCGCTGTTCGACGACGGCTCGGCCGGCGCACAGCCCGCTGTGACGGACCACACGCACTCGGGGGCAGGCGGCGGCCATAGCCACGACCACGACGACGGGCACGGTCATAGCCACGGACACAGTCACAGCCACGACGAAGCCGAACACGGGCACGATCATAGCCACGAACACAGTCACGACCACGACGGAGACGAACACGGGCACGATCAGACCCACAATCACGACCACGGCCACGGACACAGTCACGGCCACGACGAGGAGGAACGCAGCGGCGACGACGATCACGGTCACCGCTACGTCCTCGAACACGGGCACGGCCGCGGTCAGGACGGCGGTGGCGGGACCGTACCGGAGGACGCCACCGATGAGTGA